One part of the Dyadobacter sp. 676 genome encodes these proteins:
- a CDS encoding DUF5009 domain-containing protein, with protein MKDSAPSQRLLSLDTLRGFDMFWISGGEEIFHVLAKATGWSWAVFLAHQFTHPDWNGFRAYDLIFPTFLFMAGVSTPFSLGSRLEKGVPPSQLIRKVIQRGIILVILGIIYNNGLFQTEWSQMRYPSVLARIGLAGMFAQIIYLYFGYRARWVWFGGLLIGYYLFMMFYPVPGCGAGLLTIDCNPASYIDKMLIPGRLHLTIHDPEGLVSTIPAIATGLMGIFAGELLRTSHEIISQKNKVIYLTFAGIVSLLLCLVWDYFFPINKNLWTSSFVLCAGGFSTLLLALFYWIVDVLNYRKWTLFFVVIGMNSIVIYMIGGFIDFGYTARALFGGILSYFPHPVEAVGEVIAFIAVQWAFMYLLYKNKLFLKV; from the coding sequence ATGAAAGATAGTGCTCCTTCACAAAGGTTGTTGTCCCTGGATACATTGCGTGGTTTCGATATGTTCTGGATTTCGGGCGGCGAAGAGATTTTCCATGTACTCGCGAAAGCGACCGGCTGGTCGTGGGCGGTATTCCTGGCTCACCAGTTCACCCATCCCGACTGGAATGGTTTCCGGGCATACGACCTGATTTTCCCGACATTCCTTTTCATGGCCGGCGTCTCGACGCCATTCTCGCTCGGGAGCCGCCTCGAAAAAGGAGTCCCGCCATCGCAGCTCATCCGTAAGGTGATCCAGCGCGGCATTATCCTCGTCATTTTAGGGATCATCTACAACAACGGCCTCTTCCAAACGGAATGGTCGCAAATGCGTTACCCGAGCGTGCTCGCGCGCATCGGGCTCGCGGGAATGTTCGCGCAGATCATCTACCTCTATTTCGGTTACCGTGCGCGTTGGGTCTGGTTTGGCGGGCTGCTCATCGGCTATTATCTCTTTATGATGTTCTACCCCGTGCCGGGCTGCGGCGCCGGGTTATTGACGATCGACTGTAACCCAGCCAGCTACATCGACAAAATGCTGATCCCGGGCCGTCTGCACCTTACCATTCACGATCCGGAAGGGCTCGTCTCGACGATTCCGGCCATTGCCACCGGTCTGATGGGTATTTTCGCAGGCGAGCTGCTCCGAACCAGCCACGAAATCATTTCCCAAAAAAACAAAGTCATTTACCTCACATTCGCGGGGATAGTAAGCCTACTGCTCTGTCTGGTGTGGGATTATTTTTTCCCCATTAACAAAAACCTCTGGACCAGTTCCTTCGTACTCTGCGCAGGCGGGTTCAGCACCTTGTTGCTCGCATTGTTCTACTGGATCGTAGACGTGCTGAATTACCGCAAATGGACGCTGTTTTTTGTGGTAATAGGCATGAATTCGATTGTAATTTACATGATCGGCGGGTTTATCGACTTCGGCTACACAGCCCGCGCGTTGTTCGGTGGAATACTCAGTTACTTCCCGCATCCGGTAGAGGCAGTCGGCGAAGTAATTGCATTTATCGCCGTACAATGGGCATTTATGTATTTACTTTACAAAAATAAGTTATTCCTGAAAGTGTAA
- a CDS encoding ATP-binding cassette domain-containing protein, which produces MSIQVTHLTKVYGTQRAVDGISFTLKKGEIVGFLGPNGAGKSTTMKILTGYLKPTEGTAKVSDFDVIQQPMPARRAIGYLPEHNPLYLDMYVTEFLLFSGKLYGMGGAALKARVDEVIAMCGLGPERCKKIGQLSKGYRQRVGLAQSFLHNPDVLILDEPTTGLDPNQIQEIREVIRTAGKDKTVLFSTHIMQEVEALCDRVIIINKGKVVSDSSLSALRGTGDSLEDIFRKLTQQA; this is translated from the coding sequence ATGTCCATCCAGGTCACCCATCTCACGAAGGTTTACGGAACGCAGCGCGCGGTCGACGGGATTTCATTTACCCTTAAAAAAGGCGAGATCGTGGGTTTTCTCGGCCCGAACGGTGCGGGGAAATCGACCACGATGAAAATCCTGACGGGTTACCTCAAACCTACCGAAGGGACCGCAAAGGTTTCGGACTTCGATGTGATACAGCAGCCCATGCCCGCACGCCGGGCGATCGGCTACCTGCCTGAGCATAATCCGCTGTACCTGGATATGTACGTGACGGAGTTCCTGCTTTTTTCGGGCAAACTATATGGAATGGGTGGCGCCGCATTGAAAGCGCGGGTCGACGAGGTGATCGCGATGTGCGGCCTCGGACCGGAGCGGTGCAAGAAGATCGGCCAGCTCTCGAAAGGTTACCGCCAGCGGGTTGGACTAGCGCAATCTTTTTTACACAATCCCGATGTGCTGATCCTCGACGAACCTACGACGGGCCTCGATCCCAACCAGATCCAGGAAATCCGCGAGGTGATCCGCACGGCCGGGAAGGATAAAACTGTGCTTTTTTCGACCCACATTATGCAGGAAGTAGAAGCATTGTGCGACCGGGTTATTATCATTAATAAAGGTAAGGTGGTCAGCGACAGTTCCCTGTCGGCACTCCGCGGAACCGGCGATTCGCTGGAAGACATTTTCAGGAAGCTCACACAGCAGGCCTGA
- a CDS encoding glycoside hydrolase family 3 N-terminal domain-containing protein, which translates to MKNWWFGRFRFVVIVMALVVLTSMASVAWKMMAVKPEAVKTRAAAITEPKHKAPRKRHDPVVVLPENQWVDSTLKSLTIEQKIGQLFMVATFSNRDESHYRYIDKLINDYQIGGLIFFQGGPVGQAQLTNRYQSHSNIPLFIGIDGEWGLGMRLDSTISFPKQMVLGAIQDDRLIYRMGDDIARQCKRLGIHINFAPVSDVNSNPANPVIGIRSFGEDRENVARKSIAYMKGLQHNRIIATAKHFPGHGDTDADSHFTLPVLTHSLEQLNDTDLYPYREMIADSLMGVLNAHLYIPVLDNTPNQASSLSDKVVNGLLRKDLGFRGLVFTDAMNMRGVLKNGKAADVNFKALVAGNDVLLYPESIAETVARIKDAINQKLISEKIIDDKVKRILQAKYWAGLSRYKPIDIHNLYNDLNSETSKELYCELCEASVTVVKNDNNLLPIGSVLDNNLASVSIGEGSSVAFQKMLSTYKPMRSYSFYDAPSSQEQITEMLGYLQPYNTVIVAVHGISSKPGRNNGITPAMADFVNQLKQQNKKVILCLFGSPYSIQFFPETDVIICANQDGKDQQEIVPQIIFGALGSKGRLPVSVQPYKAGSGVNTASINRIAFGTPESVGMDGITLKKIDEIAMSAVNDHVFPGCEVLVARQGKIVYEKQFGGLSYRTNERVTPETIYDLASLTKVSATLQAVMLLYDRKQINLDDKASKYLPELAGTNKQNFTIRDLLLHRSGLISFYPSLWDRTKTSAGGLLPEYYSSKQDTTYYLQVAPKLFAKGALRDSVWKWVVESPMNNRRDRAGNYGYLYSDLGFLTLQKIVERVVGQPLDIFLAANIYEPLGLPYLGFNPLRRFSEKQIAPTEQDYRFRGQLLQGTVHDQMAAIVGGVSGHAGLFGTARDLAVLLQMNLWKGNYAGKRYYEQATVPFFSRMYDESHHRGLGWDKAPADGNSSYVSPQASINSFGHTGFTGTMVWVDPEEDLIFVFLSNRVNPDPENTAITTQRTRRKIQDVVYSSLIQRKNQLP; encoded by the coding sequence ATGAAAAATTGGTGGTTCGGCCGGTTTCGTTTTGTAGTGATTGTAATGGCGCTGGTAGTGCTTACTTCCATGGCATCCGTGGCGTGGAAAATGATGGCGGTAAAACCGGAAGCTGTCAAAACCAGGGCTGCGGCAATTACCGAACCAAAACATAAGGCGCCCCGAAAACGCCATGATCCGGTGGTTGTGCTGCCCGAAAATCAATGGGTCGACAGTACGCTCAAATCGCTGACAATCGAACAGAAGATCGGCCAGCTTTTTATGGTCGCGACGTTTTCCAACCGCGACGAATCCCATTACAGATACATCGACAAGCTGATCAACGATTACCAGATCGGTGGCCTGATATTCTTCCAGGGCGGCCCGGTGGGCCAGGCGCAGCTTACGAACCGCTATCAGTCGCACTCCAATATCCCGCTGTTTATCGGTATCGACGGCGAATGGGGCCTCGGCATGCGGCTCGACAGCACCATTTCTTTCCCGAAGCAGATGGTACTCGGCGCGATACAGGACGATCGGCTGATTTATCGCATGGGCGACGACATTGCACGCCAATGCAAGCGCCTCGGAATCCATATCAATTTCGCGCCTGTATCCGATGTAAACAGCAATCCGGCGAATCCGGTAATCGGTATACGTTCGTTCGGCGAAGACCGCGAAAATGTGGCGCGGAAATCGATCGCCTACATGAAAGGCCTGCAGCATAACCGCATTATCGCCACCGCCAAGCATTTTCCCGGGCATGGCGACACGGATGCCGATTCGCATTTCACATTGCCCGTTCTGACGCATTCTTTGGAACAGCTCAACGACACCGATCTGTATCCTTACCGGGAAATGATAGCAGACAGCCTCATGGGCGTTCTGAATGCACATTTGTACATTCCTGTATTAGACAATACGCCGAATCAGGCCAGCTCGCTTTCCGACAAGGTAGTGAATGGCCTGTTGCGTAAGGACCTCGGCTTCCGCGGACTGGTATTTACCGATGCCATGAATATGCGCGGCGTGCTCAAAAATGGCAAGGCCGCCGATGTGAACTTCAAAGCGCTGGTAGCCGGCAACGATGTACTCCTCTACCCCGAAAGCATTGCCGAGACCGTGGCCCGCATCAAAGACGCCATCAACCAGAAACTGATCAGCGAAAAGATCATCGATGACAAGGTAAAACGAATTTTGCAGGCCAAGTACTGGGCCGGACTGAGCCGGTACAAGCCCATCGACATCCACAATCTTTACAACGACCTCAACAGCGAGACAAGCAAAGAGCTCTACTGCGAACTTTGCGAGGCTTCCGTTACCGTCGTGAAAAATGACAACAACCTGCTGCCGATCGGTTCGGTGCTGGATAATAACCTGGCGTCGGTAAGCATTGGCGAGGGTAGCAGCGTAGCATTCCAGAAAATGCTCTCGACCTACAAGCCGATGCGCAGCTACTCCTTTTACGATGCGCCGTCGTCGCAGGAGCAGATCACCGAAATGCTGGGGTATTTGCAACCTTACAACACGGTCATCGTGGCCGTGCATGGTATCAGTTCCAAACCGGGCCGCAACAACGGGATTACACCCGCCATGGCCGACTTCGTGAACCAGCTCAAACAACAGAACAAAAAGGTAATTCTTTGCCTGTTCGGTTCGCCATACAGCATTCAGTTTTTCCCCGAAACAGATGTGATAATCTGTGCGAATCAGGACGGAAAGGACCAGCAGGAAATCGTTCCGCAGATCATTTTCGGTGCCCTCGGCTCGAAGGGGCGCCTGCCGGTGTCGGTGCAGCCCTACAAGGCGGGTAGCGGCGTGAATACGGCTTCCATTAACCGCATTGCATTCGGCACGCCGGAAAGTGTGGGAATGGATGGCATAACATTGAAAAAAATCGATGAAATCGCGATGTCGGCGGTAAACGATCATGTTTTCCCCGGCTGCGAAGTGCTAGTGGCGCGGCAGGGCAAAATCGTTTACGAGAAACAGTTCGGCGGACTGAGCTATCGAACCAACGAGCGGGTAACGCCGGAAACGATTTATGACCTGGCATCCCTTACCAAAGTGTCGGCCACATTGCAGGCTGTGATGCTGCTTTACGACCGGAAACAAATCAATCTGGACGACAAGGCATCGAAATACCTGCCCGAACTCGCCGGTACCAACAAACAGAACTTCACTATCCGCGACCTGTTACTCCACCGTTCGGGGCTCATTTCATTCTATCCATCGCTTTGGGACAGGACCAAAACCAGCGCGGGAGGCTTGCTGCCCGAATATTATAGCTCCAAACAGGATACCACCTACTATCTGCAAGTGGCGCCGAAGCTTTTTGCTAAGGGTGCGTTACGCGACTCGGTTTGGAAATGGGTCGTGGAATCGCCCATGAACAACCGCCGCGACCGTGCAGGCAATTACGGTTATCTGTACAGCGACCTCGGCTTCTTGACCTTGCAAAAGATCGTGGAAAGAGTAGTCGGCCAGCCGCTCGACATTTTCCTGGCCGCCAACATTTACGAACCGCTCGGGCTGCCTTACCTGGGCTTCAACCCGCTGCGCCGTTTTTCCGAAAAACAGATTGCACCTACGGAACAGGATTACCGTTTCCGCGGGCAGCTGCTGCAAGGCACGGTGCACGACCAGATGGCAGCCATTGTAGGCGGCGTTTCAGGTCACGCTGGGCTGTTCGGTACCGCCCGCGACCTTGCCGTTTTATTGCAAATGAACCTCTGGAAAGGCAATTATGCCGGAAAGCGCTATTACGAACAAGCCACCGTTCCGTTCTTCTCGCGCATGTACGACGAATCGCACCATCGCGGACTCGGCTGGGACAAGGCGCCGGCGGACGGCAATAGTTCCTACGTGTCGCCCCAGGCGTCCATCAACTCGTTCGGCCACACCGGTTTCACGGGTACGATGGTGTGGGTCGACCCCGAGGAAGATCTGATATTTGTATTCCTTTCAAACCGCGTAAACCCCGATCCGGAAAACACGGCTATCACCACCCAGCGTACACGAAGAAAAATCCAGGACGTTGTGTACAGTTCATTGATTCAACGGAAAAACCAGCTTCCTTAA
- a CDS encoding T9SS type A sorting domain-containing protein has translation MKKTFIKESLLTIFATVFCLAFSFGQTTITTGTITPSPACVGGDLSVPFTTTGTVAPAVVFVAQLSDAAGVFSATPTEIGTSAASPIAATIPTSTTAGAGYKIRVVSKLAAVIKITGSESVAITINAVPATPTVTTPVNYTQGDTPTALTATPATGLLWYSSASGGSGSATAPTPSTAIAGTTSYWVSQKITGCESERAKIDVVVAPCTPPAAPAVTNKSYTVGDASTPLTATGAAGATFKWYSAATGGTGSATAPTPSTATAGTTSYFVSQTVGGCESARAEIVVTVSACTPPAAPTVANKSYTVGDAAAPLTATGSNLKWYSAATGGTGSTTAPTPSTAAAGTTSYFVSQTVGGCESARAEIVVTVNACTPPAAPTVANKSYTVGDAATPLTAIGTNLKWYSAATGGTGSATAPTPSTAAPGTTNYYVSQTVGGCESARAQIVVTVSACTPPAAPGVSNVSYCIGAATTALTATGSNLKWYTQSSGGTGSSTAPKPSSATAGVTSYYVSQTVGACESARAEIKVTIRETPAPNATSPVEYCLNEKASPLTADGENLKWYMSSTGGTALSGTPTPVTTAAGTTRYYVSQTVNGCESQARKEVAVVVKNPSTAPAVTATVNLCQNSTATALTATGTALKWYTTASGGTALAGAPVPVTTTVGTTSYYVSQTTAGLCEGPRAKIDVIIKDTPAAPTVKPVDYCVGEKPIALTPSGPVYKWYTVPTGGSGSTTAPTPTATTVGTTSYYVTQSTTYGNLTCESTRSKLDVTINATPANVTALSEAFCQERADKNYTFPTQASAGNTLNWYAAATGGTASKTAPSINLKDAKETTYYVTQVTGKGCESTTRIAQKILVKPLPGLPGIPQPLIEYCQFVAAKPLEATAVTNATLDWYGTNATGGTASPNPPTPSTAEGGTTSYYVGQTLAGCAGDRAKIDVKINTTPKPSTKTYLEYCQNDKAPALDATGTVLKWYRGANDTEFQGVPFIPFTEKVQDYSFYVTQTGTNGCESPKEEIKIHIKALPSATISGNSTIDLGQSATINIKFTGDGPWKYILSNGDTATTDQANHQVEVKPNTTTSYLLTEVSNACGKGTINGLAVVTVKVPTINSGSPSVSEICAGKPFTVPFQQSGDFPAGNTFKLQVATENADAKFYTIPSTATANTVSATFPDTTRGGAYFVRVISSGTNPDFTVKGSVSPITINASPLPVATLTGTQTIVVGETAELKAEITGKSPWVITLNNGTKDTLINANATPFVFKLAPKVTTTYAITKVTNGCGIGRGVGTVRVQVDPILGVEPPAPANWAKVYPTVINGKCTVEVTGTISPKQAKIEVVDLNGRPRASQAIKQQKTEVDFANYPSGLYLLRIQNGNLSTVQRVIKP, from the coding sequence ATGAAAAAAACATTTATTAAAGAGAGTTTACTTACCATTTTCGCCACGGTATTCTGCCTGGCATTTTCTTTTGGACAGACTACGATTACCACCGGGACAATCACCCCGTCGCCGGCTTGCGTGGGAGGCGATCTTTCGGTACCATTCACAACCACAGGTACAGTGGCGCCAGCCGTGGTTTTCGTTGCACAGTTATCCGATGCCGCAGGTGTCTTTAGCGCGACTCCAACAGAAATCGGAACTTCCGCGGCGTCGCCAATTGCAGCAACTATTCCAACCTCAACGACCGCCGGAGCCGGCTATAAAATTCGCGTAGTTTCCAAGCTTGCAGCAGTAATTAAGATTACAGGTTCTGAAAGTGTCGCCATCACAATCAATGCGGTTCCTGCAACTCCTACCGTAACCACGCCTGTCAACTATACGCAAGGAGACACGCCCACTGCACTTACGGCCACACCTGCAACGGGGCTTTTGTGGTACTCCTCCGCATCTGGCGGCAGTGGCTCCGCAACAGCGCCTACACCATCAACAGCTATCGCCGGAACTACAAGTTACTGGGTATCTCAAAAGATAACAGGATGCGAAAGTGAGCGAGCCAAAATTGATGTGGTCGTAGCTCCATGTACACCTCCGGCCGCCCCGGCAGTTACCAACAAATCTTACACAGTTGGAGACGCTTCAACCCCATTGACTGCTACCGGCGCGGCAGGTGCAACTTTTAAATGGTATTCGGCTGCCACAGGTGGAACCGGTTCCGCAACAGCGCCTACACCATCGACAGCCACAGCTGGAACGACCAGCTATTTTGTATCCCAAACCGTAGGAGGATGTGAAAGCGCCCGCGCTGAAATCGTTGTAACGGTAAGTGCATGCACACCGCCCGCAGCACCGACCGTCGCTAACAAATCATACACAGTGGGCGATGCGGCGGCTCCATTAACCGCAACTGGATCAAATTTGAAATGGTATTCGGCCGCCACAGGTGGAACCGGTTCTACAACCGCGCCTACACCTTCAACGGCGGCAGCAGGTACAACCAGCTATTTTGTATCCCAAACCGTAGGAGGATGTGAAAGCGCCCGCGCTGAAATCGTTGTAACGGTAAATGCCTGTACACCGCCGGCGGCGCCAACGGTCGCTAATAAATCATACACAGTGGGCGATGCGGCGACTCCATTAACCGCAATAGGTACAAATTTGAAATGGTATTCGGCCGCCACAGGTGGAACCGGTTCTGCAACCGCACCTACTCCGTCGACCGCCGCTCCCGGGACAACCAACTATTACGTTTCTCAAACGGTCGGTGGCTGTGAAAGTGCAAGAGCTCAAATTGTGGTAACCGTAAGTGCTTGTACGCCGCCAGCAGCGCCGGGTGTAAGCAATGTTTCATATTGTATAGGAGCCGCAACCACCGCGCTTACCGCTACCGGTTCCAATCTGAAATGGTACACCCAGTCATCAGGCGGTACTGGCTCGTCAACCGCACCTAAACCTTCGAGCGCAACAGCGGGCGTTACGAGCTACTACGTGTCTCAAACCGTAGGTGCTTGCGAAAGCGCGAGGGCCGAAATTAAGGTAACAATCCGCGAAACTCCTGCTCCCAATGCCACATCACCTGTCGAATATTGCCTGAACGAAAAAGCTTCACCGTTAACTGCCGACGGCGAGAACCTGAAATGGTATATGTCGTCAACCGGCGGAACCGCCTTGTCGGGAACCCCCACACCCGTTACAACCGCTGCTGGAACGACGCGCTATTATGTTTCCCAAACAGTGAATGGGTGTGAAAGCCAGGCCAGAAAGGAAGTAGCTGTGGTTGTAAAGAACCCATCTACTGCCCCGGCTGTTACTGCAACGGTGAACCTTTGCCAAAACTCAACGGCAACTGCCTTGACTGCCACCGGAACCGCCCTTAAATGGTACACTACCGCAAGCGGAGGCACCGCATTAGCTGGCGCGCCGGTACCAGTAACAACAACTGTGGGCACTACCAGCTACTACGTCAGCCAAACAACCGCAGGACTGTGTGAAGGTCCGAGAGCAAAAATCGATGTGATAATTAAAGATACCCCCGCGGCACCAACTGTTAAACCTGTTGATTATTGCGTTGGCGAAAAACCCATCGCATTGACCCCTTCCGGACCGGTTTACAAATGGTACACCGTACCGACCGGCGGTTCAGGATCGACCACAGCTCCAACGCCAACTGCGACGACTGTCGGTACGACGTCCTATTATGTTACCCAATCCACGACTTATGGAAACCTCACGTGCGAGAGTACACGCTCGAAGCTGGATGTGACTATCAATGCTACGCCTGCGAATGTGACGGCATTGTCGGAAGCATTCTGTCAGGAACGTGCGGATAAAAATTACACTTTTCCTACACAGGCGTCGGCGGGCAATACTTTGAACTGGTATGCGGCCGCAACCGGCGGAACAGCCAGCAAAACGGCACCCTCCATTAACCTGAAAGACGCAAAAGAAACGACTTACTATGTAACGCAGGTCACGGGCAAAGGCTGCGAAAGCACCACGCGCATTGCACAGAAAATTCTCGTAAAACCTCTTCCCGGCCTCCCCGGCATTCCACAACCGCTGATCGAATATTGCCAGTTCGTAGCTGCAAAGCCATTGGAAGCGACGGCTGTTACGAATGCGACGCTGGATTGGTATGGAACTAACGCGACAGGCGGCACGGCAAGCCCCAATCCACCGACCCCGTCAACGGCGGAAGGTGGAACTACGTCCTACTATGTCGGACAAACGCTGGCCGGATGTGCTGGCGACCGTGCGAAAATCGATGTGAAAATCAATACCACACCGAAACCATCGACCAAGACATACCTCGAATATTGCCAGAACGACAAAGCCCCGGCACTCGACGCCACCGGAACTGTTTTGAAATGGTACCGCGGTGCAAACGACACCGAATTTCAAGGCGTTCCTTTCATTCCGTTTACCGAAAAGGTTCAGGATTATTCGTTCTATGTAACGCAAACAGGAACAAACGGCTGCGAAAGCCCCAAGGAGGAGATCAAAATTCATATCAAGGCATTGCCCTCCGCGACGATTTCCGGTAACTCCACCATCGATCTCGGGCAGTCGGCGACCATTAACATCAAGTTTACCGGCGACGGGCCGTGGAAATATATTCTGTCCAACGGCGATACCGCAACGACCGACCAGGCTAACCACCAGGTGGAAGTTAAACCGAATACTACAACCAGCTACCTCCTCACCGAAGTTTCCAACGCTTGCGGCAAAGGTACCATTAACGGTCTGGCCGTTGTTACGGTGAAAGTTCCGACCATCAACTCGGGAAGCCCCTCCGTTTCGGAAATTTGTGCCGGGAAGCCGTTCACAGTGCCATTCCAGCAGTCGGGCGATTTCCCTGCCGGCAATACCTTCAAGTTGCAGGTGGCGACCGAGAATGCGGATGCCAAATTCTATACGATCCCGTCGACTGCCACCGCAAACACCGTGTCGGCCACATTCCCCGATACAACCAGGGGAGGCGCTTACTTCGTGCGGGTGATCAGCTCGGGCACGAATCCCGACTTTACCGTAAAAGGAAGCGTAAGTCCGATCACGATCAACGCAAGTCCGCTGCCTGTGGCCACGCTGACAGGCACTCAAACGATCGTGGTTGGAGAAACGGCGGAGCTCAAAGCGGAAATTACCGGAAAATCGCCCTGGGTGATTACGCTGAACAATGGGACCAAAGACACGCTCATCAACGCGAACGCGACCCCGTTTGTTTTCAAACTGGCTCCCAAAGTAACCACCACCTACGCCATTACCAAAGTAACCAACGGCTGTGGTATCGGCAGGGGCGTAGGCACCGTAAGGGTGCAGGTTGATCCGATTCTGGGCGTGGAGCCACCCGCGCCGGCAAACTGGGCGAAGGTTTACCCCACGGTGATCAACGGCAAATGTACCGTCGAAGTGACGGGCACTATTTCTCCGAAACAGGCGAAAATCGAAGTCGTGGACCTCAACGGCCGTCCGCGCGCGAGCCAGGCGATCAAACAGCAAAAGACGGAAGTCGATTTCGCCAATTATCCTTCGGGACTTTACCTGCTGCGCATTCAAAATGGTAATCTGAGCACCGTGCAGCGCGTGATAAAACCCTGA
- a CDS encoding nucleoside deaminase: MDIQADITDHYFMEEALGLARKAYEDGEIPVGALVVARDRIIGRGYNQTERLNDVTAHAEMIAITSAADHLGSKYLTDCTLYVTLEPCVMCAGALYWTQIRRVVVGAMDEKRGFSRIGQPLLHPKTKLVTGIMAAESQELLLKFFRQLRT, encoded by the coding sequence ATGGATATACAGGCAGACATTACGGACCATTATTTTATGGAAGAAGCCCTGGGCCTCGCGCGCAAGGCCTACGAGGACGGCGAAATCCCCGTCGGCGCGCTTGTCGTCGCCAGGGACCGGATCATCGGGCGCGGGTACAACCAGACCGAGCGCCTGAACGACGTCACCGCTCACGCCGAGATGATCGCAATCACCTCAGCCGCCGACCATCTCGGCTCCAAGTATCTTACGGACTGCACGCTGTACGTAACGCTCGAACCGTGCGTCATGTGTGCCGGTGCGCTTTACTGGACGCAGATCAGGCGGGTGGTCGTGGGGGCGATGGACGAAAAACGCGGATTTTCGAGGATTGGTCAACCACTTTTGCATCCGAAAACGAAGCTCGTAACGGGCATTATGGCCGCGGAATCGCAAGAGTTGCTCCTCAAATTTTTCAGGCAATTAAGAACATAA
- a CDS encoding superoxide dismutase yields MAFTLDPLPYANNALEPHFDALTMEIHHDRHHQAYVTNLNAAVTGTELEGKTIDELLANISKAPAAVRNNGGGHWNHTFFWKSLSANGGGEPTGELGKAITAKFGSFTAFKDEFKKAATGRFGSGWAWLVVKDGGELAITSTPNQDNPLMDIAEVKGTPVIGLDVWEHAYYLKYQNKRPDYIDAYWNVVDWKAADALYTAAK; encoded by the coding sequence ATGGCATTTACACTTGATCCTTTACCTTACGCAAACAATGCTCTGGAGCCACACTTCGACGCATTGACCATGGAGATACATCACGACCGTCACCACCAGGCTTACGTTACCAATCTGAATGCAGCAGTAACTGGCACTGAGCTGGAAGGCAAAACCATAGACGAACTTTTGGCCAATATCAGCAAGGCCCCTGCGGCTGTACGCAACAACGGCGGCGGGCACTGGAACCATACATTCTTCTGGAAATCGCTCTCGGCAAACGGCGGCGGCGAACCTACCGGAGAACTGGGCAAAGCCATCACCGCGAAATTCGGTTCATTCACTGCATTTAAAGACGAATTCAAAAAAGCCGCCACCGGCCGTTTCGGATCAGGCTGGGCGTGGCTGGTAGTGAAAGACGGCGGCGAGCTGGCTATCACTTCTACTCCTAACCAGGACAACCCATTGATGGACATTGCCGAAGTAAAAGGAACTCCGGTAATCGGCCTGGACGTATGGGAGCACGCATATTACCTCAAATATCAAAACAAGCGCCCCGACTACATCGACGCGTACTGGAACGTTGTAGACTGGAAAGCTGCTGACGCACTGTACACTGCGGCTAAATAA